The Citrus sinensis cultivar Valencia sweet orange chromosome 4, DVS_A1.0, whole genome shotgun sequence DNA segment CCGGCTGCATCTACTGGCTCCGGTTCGCCGGCTGTATCTATTGGCTCCGGTTCGCCGGCTGCATCCATTGGCTGTGGTTCGCCGGCTGCATCTATTGGTTGCGGTTCGCCGGCTGTATCGAGTGGCCGGGTATCGCCACAAGTGCACTTGCCATCAACACAGCGGCTAGGGAGCCCTTGCAAGTTATGCTGCAGTCCGAACAAGGACTTGGAAGTTGGAACCCTGCTTGCTTCAGCTCC contains these protein-coding regions:
- the LOC102608251 gene encoding uncharacterized protein LOC102608251 produces the protein MGKASLKISLLLFVLFASAMIPFLAIPGAEASRVPTSKSLFGLQHNLQGLPSRCVDGKCTCGDTRPLDTAGEPQPIDAAGEPQPMDAAGEPEPIDTAGEPEPVDAAGEPQPVDAAGEPDQHKRFENRLIIKKIK